A genomic stretch from Setaria italica strain Yugu1 chromosome VII, Setaria_italica_v2.0, whole genome shotgun sequence includes:
- the LOC101767519 gene encoding uncharacterized protein LOC101767519: MAEPFSFKMPLNEWRHYLQDINFWLKGFLKSPAYRDLEEKLDRYIFVQWNVGVGPAACFTRAISSITREVKIKKRGPFDHVIEVDMKQALVLGTRLSINDKLAIKVAEQLGLLNQEYDMLKAEGDELWYYTYGYQDATDSLQKNVKSTVYQIVKKLLEKKYLLVINNLNEPIKPINLSAFTEDLSCLPPPQWEGSFWIVSGTSKDVYDSSKPDYDCVVDSFSGDDILMLTIYSLHQTAKYIFGVTGHKDEQYWHHVAVRCFHYILMLLIPHCSYAHRDGDQQSCDALADITSDELIRQWAIQGLITGVLERTKEVTAADCQDKYNNIYQVGNVILEAFREYSLVQLPFSPATKVVEATKSVAHFLACYNLVAECHTTEEVFLCEGNHPGLERMRWISHLGDQGWHVSREWLRQGANGPTTLIIRHCPQQSRLFLKLQSNHFLAKLSCLHVLDLSYTPLESLPPSICCLQKLQLLSLRGCYNLRSPFSFPDTEITLRENNNNKKLSSLYYFDLSYSNISNFQGDFFHNMPNLKELLLVKCSNLEEMPPSIVALSSLTTLELTRSQIKSFPREMFEEMKLQSLKLTENKKLLFVPGLVSKLCGLINIHIEGCESMTEVEVTLERHPTLRSFTFIGAPHMRRLSLRGCKMLEHVDIKEVDALEELDLSSTAIRELPEDIPNLPQLRRLLLMGVPFLRRFPWHKLRRLPGVFCLDQCSDKTGNHSNPQDAQVCVSDSRFFYSLDFSTLGLVRGGSLLKSFYVRVTSCKATIREIHDAEDMVKTNRLQVALTAYADVNHHYVTDGVVFMVSMDDVPPFREAERHVEVSAVDRYPRGLYYLIQVTKSISMSDDTHISCLDDLGYLDNELEECKLQRCHQMQKVFSYSVRTLRHAFVSHLNSLTRFYSGSAGFGTLKHLHLEYCPRLEGVVSRPSVLPSLVTLDICFCYNLKAIFYDKNYDPLNYYELPRLRRIRLQELPLLEHLHVDNPILTAPAWEELHVRGCWSLRRLPRLDQQPDKAVKVSGERAWWTKLWWDDVPSHRGSYEARLPPASASIRERVVIRTYLR, translated from the exons ATGGCGGAACCATTTTCTTTTAAAATGCCATTGAATGAATGGCGTCATTATCTGCAAGACATCAACTTCTG GTTGAAAGGATTTCTCAAGAGCCCTGCATATCGTGACTTGGAAGAAAAACTCGACAGGTATATATTCGTGCAGTGGAATGTTGGGGTGGGACCCGCAGCATGTTTCACACGAGCTATATCAAGCATCACTCGGGAGGTCAAGATCAAGAAACGTGGTCCCTTTGACCACGTGATAGAGGTGGACATGAAGCAGGCGTTAGTGCTTGGAACGAGGCTCAGTATTAATGACAAGCTGGCCATCAAAGTGGCGGAGCAGCTTGGGCTACTCAACCAAGAATACGACATGCTAAAAGCAGAGGGCGATGAGCTGTGGTACTATACCTATGGCTACCAGGATGCAACGGACTCCTTgcaaaaaaatgtaaaatcaaCGGTTTATCAAATAGTGAAAAAGCTGCTGGAGAAGAAGTACCTGCTGGTGATTAACAACCTCAATGAGCCCATTAAGCCCATCAATCTTAGTGCTTTCACGGAAGACTTATcatgccttcctcctcctcagtgGGAAGGCTCTTTCTGGATTGTATCCGGCACCTCCAAAGATGTCTATGACAGTAGCAAGCCGGATTATGATTGTGTCGTTGATTCTTTCAGTGGGGATGACATATTGATGCTTACTATCTACTCATTGCATCAAACAGCCAAGTACATCTTCGGCGTGACCGGCCACAAAGATGAACAATATTGGCACCACGTGGCCGTCCGGTGCTTTCACTACATCCTCATGCTGCTCATTCCACACTGTTCATATGCCCATAGAGATGGAGATCAGCAGAGTTGTGACGCACTAGCTGATATTACTTCAGATGAGCTGATACGTCAATGGGCCATACAAGGCCTCATTACTGGGGTGCTAGAAAGAACAAAGGAAGTGACAGCAGCTGACTGCCAAGACAAATACAATAATATATACCAAGTGGGAAATGTCATCCTTGAAGCTTTTCGAGAGTACTCGTTGGTGCAGCTTCCCTTTTCACCTGCAACTAAAGTTGTTGAAGCCACAAAATCTGTTGCACACTTCCTAGCTTGTTATAATCTCGTTGCAGAGTGCCACACAACAGAAGAAGTTTTTCTTTGTGAGGGAAATCATCCTGGACTGGAGCGCATGCGGTGGATCTCACATCTGGGTGATCAAGGATGGCATGTAAGCAGAGAATGGTTAAGGCAGGGAGCCAACGGCCCAACAACACTCATTATAAGGCATTGCCCCCAGCAGTCGAGGTTGTTCTTGAAGCTTCAATCTAATCATTTCTTGGCCAAGCTTTCTTGCCTTCATGTTCTGGATCTTTCCTACACTCCTCTAGAATCACTTCCTCCTTCAATCTGTTGTCTCCAAAAACTCCAATTGCTTTCTCTTAGGGGCTGCTATAACCTCAGAAGTCCATTCAGCTTCCCAGATACAGAAATTACTCTCcgtgaaaacaacaacaacaaaaagctCAGCTCGCTCTACTACTTCGATCTCTCCTATTCAAATATAAGCAACTTCCAAGGCGACTTCTTCCATAACATGCCTAATCTAAAAGAGCTCCTGCTTGTCAAATGCTCCAACCTTGAGGAGATGCCACCCTCCATTGTTGCATTGTCTAGTCTAACAACACTCGAGCTCACAAGGTCTCAAATAAAATCTTTTCCTAGGGAGATGTTTGAGGAAATGAAGCTCCAATCACTCAAGCTAACCGAGAACAAGAAATTGTTGTTTGTACCAGGGTTGGTTTCCAAATTATGTGGCTTGATCAATATACATATTGAAGGATGTGAGTCAATGACAGAAGTAGAGGTAACTTTAGAGAGGCACCCAACCCTGAGATCATTCACATTCATCGGTGCACCTCATATGAGGCGGTTGTCCTTGCGTGGATGTAAAATGTTGGAGCATGTTGACATTAAGGAGGTTGATGCTTTGGAGGAGCTTGATTTGTCTTCTACAGCTATCAGAGAGCTCCCAGAGGACATTCCTAATCTACCCCAGCTTAGGCGATTGCTTCTCATGGGCGTTCCATTCCTTAGACGATTTCCTTGGCATAAGCTGCGGAGACTCCCAGGTGTGTTTTGCTTGGATCAATGCTCAGACAAAACTGGTAATCATTCCAATCCACAAGATGCTCAGGTGTGCGTAAGTGATTCCAGATTCTTTTATAGCTTGGACTTTAGCACCTTGGGTTTAGTAAGAGGTGGAAGCCTTTTGAAATCTTTCTATGTTCGAGTTACATCATGCAAGGCCACAATTAGGGAGATACATGATGCAGAGGACATGGTGAAAACGAACAGGCTTCAAGTAGCACTGACAGCATATGCTGATGTAAACCATCACTATGTGACAGATGGAGTAGTCTTTATGGTGTCAATGGATGACGTGCCTCCCTTTCGGGAGGCTGAGCGTCACGTGGAGGTCTCAGCCGTGGATCGGTATCCCCGTGGTCTATATTATCTTATACAAGTCACAAAGTCAATTAGCATGTCAGATGACACTCACATCTCCTGTCTCGATGATCTGGGTTATTTGGATAATGAGCTGGAGGAATGTAAGCTGCAACGGTGCCATCAGATGCAAAAAGTCTTTAGTTACAGTGTGAGAACTTTGAGGCATGCATTTGTTTCCCATCTGAACAGTCTAACCCGCTTCTACTCTGGTAGTGCTGGTTTCGGTACACTGAAGCACCTACACCTAGAGTACTGCCCGAGATTGGAGGGTGTAGTATCACGTCCATCTGTACTGCCAAGTCTCGTGACACTGGACATCTGCTTCTGCTACAACCTCAAGGCAATTTTCTACGACAAGAATTATGATCCTCTTAATTATTACGAGCTCCCTCGCCTCCGAAGGATACGCCTCCAGGAGCTGCCACTACTGGAGCATCTCCACGTCGACAACCCTATCCTGACCGCGCCCGCGTGGGAGGAGCTCCACGTCCGTGGGTGCTGGAGCTtgcgccgcctcccgcgcctcGACCAGCAACCAGACAAGGCCGTGAAGGTGAGTGGGGAGCGGGCCTGGTGGACCAAGCTGTGGTGGGACGACGTGCCTTCGCATCGCGGCAGCTACGAGGCCAGGCTTCCCCCGGCGTCCGCCTCCATCCGCGAGCGTGTCGTCATCAGGACTTACCTCAGATGA
- the LOC101768457 gene encoding uncharacterized protein LOC101768457 isoform X2: MAEPFSFKMPLNEWRHYLQDINFWLKGFLKSPAYRDLEEKLDRYGFVQWNVGVGPAACFTRAISSIIREVKIKEEGPFDHVIEVDMKQALVLGTRLSINDKLAIKVAEQLGLLNQEYDMLKAEGDELWYYTYGYQDATDSLQKNVKSTVYQIVKKLLEKKYLLVINNLNEPIKPINLSAFTEDLSCLPPPQWEGSFWIVSGTSKDVYDRSKPDYNCIVDSFSGDDILMLTLYSLHQTAKYILGVTGHKDEQYWHHVAVRCFHYILMLLIPHCSYAHRDGDQQSSDALADITSDEQLIRQWAIQGLITGVLERTTEVTAADCQGKYNNIYQVGNVILEAFREYSLLQLLFSPATKVDEATKSAAHFLACYNLVAECHTTEEVFFCEGNHPGLERMRWISHLGDQGWHVSREWLRQGASGPTTLIIRHCPQQSRLFMKLQSNHFLAKLSCLHVLDLSYTPLESLPPSICCLQKLQLLSLRGCYNLRSPFSFPDTEITLRENNNNKKLSSLYYFDLSYSNISNFQGDFFRNMPNLKELLLVKCSNLEEMPPSIVALSSLTTLELTRTQIKSFPREMFEEMKKLQSLKLTENKKLLLVPGLVSKLCGLINIHIEGCEPMTEVEVTLERHPTLRSFTFIGAPHMRRLSLRGCTMLEHVDIKEVDALEELDLSATAIRELPEDIPNLPQLRRLLLMGVPFLRRFPWHKLQRLPGVFCLDQCSDKTGNHSNPQDAQVCVSDSRFFYSFDSSTRDLVRGGSLLKSFYVRVTSCKATTREIHDEEDMVKTDRLQVALTAYADVNHHYLTDGVVFMVSMDDVPPFREAERHVEISAVDRYPRGLYYLLQVTKSISMSDDTHISCLSDLGYLDSELEECKLQRCHQMQEVFSDYVRPLRHAFVSHLKSLTRFYSGGYDGFDTLKHLHLEYCPRLELPRLRRIRLQELPLLEHPQVDEAILTAPAWEELHVRGCWSLRRLPRLDQQPDKAVKVSGERAWWTKLWWDDVPSHRGSYEARLPPASASIRERVVIRTYLR; this comes from the exons ATGGCGGAACCATTTTCTTTTAAAATGCCATTGAATGAATGGCGTCATTATCTGCAAGACATCAACTTCTG GTTGAAAGGATTTCTCAAGAGCCCTGCATATCGTGACTTGGAAGAAAAACTCGACAGGTATGGATTCGTGCAGTGGAATGTTGGGGTGGGACCCGCAGCATGTTTCACACGAGCTATATCAAGCATCATTCGGGAGGTCAAGATCAAGGAGGAAGGTCCCTTTGACCACGTGATAGAGGTGGACATGAAGCAGGCGTTAGTGCTTGGAACGAGGCTCAGTATTAATGACAAGCTGGCCATCAAAGTGGCGGAGCAGCTTGGGCTACTCAACCAAGAATACGACATGCTAAAAGCAGAGGGCGATGAGCTGTGGTACTATACCTATGGCTACCAGGATGCAACGGACTCCTTgcaaaaaaatgtaaaatcaaCGGTTTATCAAATAGTGAAAAAGCTGCTGGAGAAGAAGTACCTGCTGGTGATTAACAACCTCAATGAGCCCATTAAGCCCATCAATCTTAGTGCTTTCACCGAAGACTTATcatgccttcctcctcctcagtgGGAAGGCTCTTTCTGGATTGTATCCGGCACCTCCAAAGATGTCTATGACAGGAGCAAGCCGGATTATAATTGTATCGTTGATTCTTTCAGTGGGGATGACATATTGATGCTTACTCTCTACTCACTGCATCAGACAGCTAAGTACATCTTGGGCGTGACCGGCCACAAAGATGAACAATATTGGCACCACGTGGCCGTCCGGTGCTTTCACTACATCCTCATGCTGCTCATTCCACACTGTTCATATGCCCATAGAGATGGAGATCAGCAGAGTTCTGATGCACTAGCTGATATTACTTCAGATGAGCAGCTGATACGTCAATGGGCCATACAGGGCCTCATTACTGGCGTGCTAGAAAGAACAACGGAGGTGACAGCAGCTGACTGCCAAGGCAAATACAATAATATATACCAAGTGGGAAATGTCATCCTTGAAGCTTTTCGAGAGTACTCGTTGCTGCAGCTTCTCTTTTCACCTGCAACTAAAGTTGATGAAGCCACAAAATCTGCTGCACACTTCCTAGCTTGTTATAATCTCGTTGCAGAGTGCCACACAAcagaagaagtttttttttgtgaGGGAAATCATCCTGGACTGGAGCGCATGCGGTGGATCTCACATCTGGGTGATCAAGGATGGCATGTAAGCAGAGAATGGTTAAGGCAGGGAGCCAGCGGCCCAACAACACTCATTATAAGGCATTGCCCCCAGCAGTCGAGGTTGTTCATGAAGCTTCAATCTAATCATTTCTTGGCCAAGCTTTCTTGCCTTCATGTTCTGGATCTTTCCTACACTCCTCTAGAATCACTTCCTCCTTCAATCTGTTGTCTCCAAAAACTCCAATTGCTTTCTCTTAGGGGCTGCTATAACCTCAGAAGTCCATTCAGCTTCCCAGATACAGAAATTACTCTCcgtgaaaacaacaacaacaaaaagctCAGCTCGCTCTACTACTTCGATCTCTCCTATTCAAATATAAGCAACTTCCAAGGCGACTTCTTCCGTAACATGCCTAATCTAAAAGAGCTCCTGCTTGTCAAATGCTCCAACCTTGAGGAGATGCCACCCTCCATTGTTGCATTGTCTAGTCTAACAACACTCGAGCTCACAAGGACTCAAATAAAATCTTTTCCTAGGGAGATGTTTGAGGAAATGAAGAAGCTCCAATCACTCAAGCTAACCGAGAACAAGAAATTGTTGTTAGTACCAGGGTTGGTTTCCAAATTATGTGGCTTGATCAATATACATATTGAAGGATGTGAGCCAATGACAGAAGTAGAGGTAACTTTAGAGAGGCACCCAACCCTGAGATCATTCACATTCATCGGTGCACCTCATATGAGGCGGTTGTCCTTGCGTGGATGTACAATGTTGGAGCATGTTGACATTAAGGAGGTTGATGCTTTGGAGGAGCTTGATTTGTCTGCTACAGCTATCAGAGAGCTCCCAGAGGACATTCCTAATCTACCCCAGCTTAGGCGATTGCTTCTCATGGGCGTTCCATTCCTCAGACGATTTCCTTGGCATAAGCTGCAGAGACTCCCAGGTGTGTTTTGCTTGGATCAATGCTCAGACAAAACTGGTAATCATTCCAATCCACAAGATGCTCAGGTGTGCGTAAGTGATTCCAGATTCTTTTATAGCTTCGACTCGAGCACCAGGGATTTAGTAAGAGGTGGAAGCCTTTTGAAATCTTTCTATGTTCGAGTTACATCATGCAAGGCCACAACTAGGGAGATACATGATGAAGAGGACATGGTGAAAACCGACAGGCTTCAAGTAGCACTAACAGCATATGCTGATGTAAACCATCACTATCTGACAGATGGAGTAGTCTTTATGGTGTCAATGGATGACGTGCCTCCCTTTCGGGAGGCTGAGCGTCACGTGGAGATCTCAGCCGTGGATCGGTATCCCCGTGGTCTATATTATCTTCTACAAGTCACAAAGTCAATTAGCATGTCAGATGACACTCACATCTCCTGTCTCAGTGATCTGGGTTATTTGGATAGTGAGCTGGAGGAATGTAAGCTGCAACGGTGCCATCAGATGCAAGAAGTCTTTAGTGACTATGTGAGACCTTTGAGGCATGCATTTGTCTCCCATCTGAAAAGTCTAACCCGTTTCTACTCTGGTGGCTACGATGGTTTCGATACACTGAAGCACCTACACCTAGAGTACTGCCCGAGATTGGAG CTCCCTCGCCTCCGAAGGATACGCCTCCAGGAGCTGCCACTACTGGAGCATCCCCAAGTCGACGAGGCCATCCTGACCGCGCCCGCGTGGGAGGAGCTCCACGTCCGTGGGTGCTGGAGCTtgcgccgcctcccgcgcctcGACCAGCAACCAGACAAGGCCGTGAAGGTGAGTGGGGAGCGGGCCTGGTGGACCAAGCTGTGGTGGGACGACGTGCCTTCGCATCGCGGCAGCTACGAGGCCAGGCTTCCCCCGGCGTCTGCCTCCATCCGCGAGCGTGTCGTCATCAGGACTTACCTCAGATGA
- the LOC101768457 gene encoding uncharacterized protein LOC101768457 isoform X1, with protein sequence MAEPFSFKMPLNEWRHYLQDINFWLKGFLKSPAYRDLEEKLDRYGFVQWNVGVGPAACFTRAISSIIREVKIKEEGPFDHVIEVDMKQALVLGTRLSINDKLAIKVAEQLGLLNQEYDMLKAEGDELWYYTYGYQDATDSLQKNVKSTVYQIVKKLLEKKYLLVINNLNEPIKPINLSAFTEDLSCLPPPQWEGSFWIVSGTSKDVYDRSKPDYNCIVDSFSGDDILMLTLYSLHQTAKYILGVTGHKDEQYWHHVAVRCFHYILMLLIPHCSYAHRDGDQQSSDALADITSDEQLIRQWAIQGLITGVLERTTEVTAADCQGKYNNIYQVGNVILEAFREYSLLQLLFSPATKVDEATKSAAHFLACYNLVAECHTTEEVFFCEGNHPGLERMRWISHLGDQGWHVSREWLRQGASGPTTLIIRHCPQQSRLFMKLQSNHFLAKLSCLHVLDLSYTPLESLPPSICCLQKLQLLSLRGCYNLRSPFSFPDTEITLRENNNNKKLSSLYYFDLSYSNISNFQGDFFRNMPNLKELLLVKCSNLEEMPPSIVALSSLTTLELTRTQIKSFPREMFEEMKKLQSLKLTENKKLLLVPGLVSKLCGLINIHIEGCEPMTEVEVTLERHPTLRSFTFIGAPHMRRLSLRGCTMLEHVDIKEVDALEELDLSATAIRELPEDIPNLPQLRRLLLMGVPFLRRFPWHKLQRLPGVFCLDQCSDKTGNHSNPQDAQVCVSDSRFFYSFDSSTRDLVRGGSLLKSFYVRVTSCKATTREIHDEEDMVKTDRLQVALTAYADVNHHYLTDGVVFMVSMDDVPPFREAERHVEISAVDRYPRGLYYLLQVTKSISMSDDTHISCLSDLGYLDSELEECKLQRCHQMQEVFSDYVRPLRHAFVSHLKSLTRFYSGGYDGFDTLKHLHLEYCPRLEVISSPSALPSLVTLDIRFCYNLKAIFYGNNYHPRNYYQLPRLRRIRLQELPLLEHPQVDEAILTAPAWEELHVRGCWSLRRLPRLDQQPDKAVKVSGERAWWTKLWWDDVPSHRGSYEARLPPASASIRERVVIRTYLR encoded by the exons ATGGCGGAACCATTTTCTTTTAAAATGCCATTGAATGAATGGCGTCATTATCTGCAAGACATCAACTTCTG GTTGAAAGGATTTCTCAAGAGCCCTGCATATCGTGACTTGGAAGAAAAACTCGACAGGTATGGATTCGTGCAGTGGAATGTTGGGGTGGGACCCGCAGCATGTTTCACACGAGCTATATCAAGCATCATTCGGGAGGTCAAGATCAAGGAGGAAGGTCCCTTTGACCACGTGATAGAGGTGGACATGAAGCAGGCGTTAGTGCTTGGAACGAGGCTCAGTATTAATGACAAGCTGGCCATCAAAGTGGCGGAGCAGCTTGGGCTACTCAACCAAGAATACGACATGCTAAAAGCAGAGGGCGATGAGCTGTGGTACTATACCTATGGCTACCAGGATGCAACGGACTCCTTgcaaaaaaatgtaaaatcaaCGGTTTATCAAATAGTGAAAAAGCTGCTGGAGAAGAAGTACCTGCTGGTGATTAACAACCTCAATGAGCCCATTAAGCCCATCAATCTTAGTGCTTTCACCGAAGACTTATcatgccttcctcctcctcagtgGGAAGGCTCTTTCTGGATTGTATCCGGCACCTCCAAAGATGTCTATGACAGGAGCAAGCCGGATTATAATTGTATCGTTGATTCTTTCAGTGGGGATGACATATTGATGCTTACTCTCTACTCACTGCATCAGACAGCTAAGTACATCTTGGGCGTGACCGGCCACAAAGATGAACAATATTGGCACCACGTGGCCGTCCGGTGCTTTCACTACATCCTCATGCTGCTCATTCCACACTGTTCATATGCCCATAGAGATGGAGATCAGCAGAGTTCTGATGCACTAGCTGATATTACTTCAGATGAGCAGCTGATACGTCAATGGGCCATACAGGGCCTCATTACTGGCGTGCTAGAAAGAACAACGGAGGTGACAGCAGCTGACTGCCAAGGCAAATACAATAATATATACCAAGTGGGAAATGTCATCCTTGAAGCTTTTCGAGAGTACTCGTTGCTGCAGCTTCTCTTTTCACCTGCAACTAAAGTTGATGAAGCCACAAAATCTGCTGCACACTTCCTAGCTTGTTATAATCTCGTTGCAGAGTGCCACACAAcagaagaagtttttttttgtgaGGGAAATCATCCTGGACTGGAGCGCATGCGGTGGATCTCACATCTGGGTGATCAAGGATGGCATGTAAGCAGAGAATGGTTAAGGCAGGGAGCCAGCGGCCCAACAACACTCATTATAAGGCATTGCCCCCAGCAGTCGAGGTTGTTCATGAAGCTTCAATCTAATCATTTCTTGGCCAAGCTTTCTTGCCTTCATGTTCTGGATCTTTCCTACACTCCTCTAGAATCACTTCCTCCTTCAATCTGTTGTCTCCAAAAACTCCAATTGCTTTCTCTTAGGGGCTGCTATAACCTCAGAAGTCCATTCAGCTTCCCAGATACAGAAATTACTCTCcgtgaaaacaacaacaacaaaaagctCAGCTCGCTCTACTACTTCGATCTCTCCTATTCAAATATAAGCAACTTCCAAGGCGACTTCTTCCGTAACATGCCTAATCTAAAAGAGCTCCTGCTTGTCAAATGCTCCAACCTTGAGGAGATGCCACCCTCCATTGTTGCATTGTCTAGTCTAACAACACTCGAGCTCACAAGGACTCAAATAAAATCTTTTCCTAGGGAGATGTTTGAGGAAATGAAGAAGCTCCAATCACTCAAGCTAACCGAGAACAAGAAATTGTTGTTAGTACCAGGGTTGGTTTCCAAATTATGTGGCTTGATCAATATACATATTGAAGGATGTGAGCCAATGACAGAAGTAGAGGTAACTTTAGAGAGGCACCCAACCCTGAGATCATTCACATTCATCGGTGCACCTCATATGAGGCGGTTGTCCTTGCGTGGATGTACAATGTTGGAGCATGTTGACATTAAGGAGGTTGATGCTTTGGAGGAGCTTGATTTGTCTGCTACAGCTATCAGAGAGCTCCCAGAGGACATTCCTAATCTACCCCAGCTTAGGCGATTGCTTCTCATGGGCGTTCCATTCCTCAGACGATTTCCTTGGCATAAGCTGCAGAGACTCCCAGGTGTGTTTTGCTTGGATCAATGCTCAGACAAAACTGGTAATCATTCCAATCCACAAGATGCTCAGGTGTGCGTAAGTGATTCCAGATTCTTTTATAGCTTCGACTCGAGCACCAGGGATTTAGTAAGAGGTGGAAGCCTTTTGAAATCTTTCTATGTTCGAGTTACATCATGCAAGGCCACAACTAGGGAGATACATGATGAAGAGGACATGGTGAAAACCGACAGGCTTCAAGTAGCACTAACAGCATATGCTGATGTAAACCATCACTATCTGACAGATGGAGTAGTCTTTATGGTGTCAATGGATGACGTGCCTCCCTTTCGGGAGGCTGAGCGTCACGTGGAGATCTCAGCCGTGGATCGGTATCCCCGTGGTCTATATTATCTTCTACAAGTCACAAAGTCAATTAGCATGTCAGATGACACTCACATCTCCTGTCTCAGTGATCTGGGTTATTTGGATAGTGAGCTGGAGGAATGTAAGCTGCAACGGTGCCATCAGATGCAAGAAGTCTTTAGTGACTATGTGAGACCTTTGAGGCATGCATTTGTCTCCCATCTGAAAAGTCTAACCCGTTTCTACTCTGGTGGCTACGATGGTTTCGATACACTGAAGCACCTACACCTAGAGTACTGCCCGAGATTGGAGGTAATATCAAGTCCATCTGCACTGCCAAGTCTTGTGACACTGGACATCCGCTTCTGCTACAACCTCAAGGCAATTTTCTACGGCAACAATTATCATCCTCGTAATTATTACCAGCTCCCTCGCCTCCGAAGGATACGCCTCCAGGAGCTGCCACTACTGGAGCATCCCCAAGTCGACGAGGCCATCCTGACCGCGCCCGCGTGGGAGGAGCTCCACGTCCGTGGGTGCTGGAGCTtgcgccgcctcccgcgcctcGACCAGCAACCAGACAAGGCCGTGAAGGTGAGTGGGGAGCGGGCCTGGTGGACCAAGCTGTGGTGGGACGACGTGCCTTCGCATCGCGGCAGCTACGAGGCCAGGCTTCCCCCGGCGTCTGCCTCCATCCGCGAGCGTGTCGTCATCAGGACTTACCTCAGATGA